In one Penaeus chinensis breed Huanghai No. 1 chromosome 33, ASM1920278v2, whole genome shotgun sequence genomic region, the following are encoded:
- the LOC125043181 gene encoding integrin alpha-PS3-like, translated as MEVQQVPRLLPLPLPLLLILFIPQYSCFNLEVSKAQVYTDPTLDYSSWGRESYFGFAVALQLRTSDDTAWLIVGAPRANSSHYKPRAITEPGVVFKCSLEGDTCQELYIDQTGNTVIHNSNSEFSYHDLKNGGWLGGSLDSQPTYDADRQVTAVCAPRWINQKLLGNYLMNGACYWLNESLPNAPAHKKLPLVQESLQTHGDAVFYYAHGEAGMSLHLPDDPTEMIVGAPGVYKWRGTIIRFKDTYIQHVGGIARRRRQTRRKIPEYQMFSREFVPNPYYTSAMEDFDLMGYSVTSGRFRSKDELLYVGGAPRGAGSHGKVIVFSFPDWQSQPLTVLAEWKGKQLGENFGASLVAADVNGDGLSDLIVGAPMHSLKDKPDAGRIQVFLSSQDQQLVSSDYRYHGSTTSFARFGTSLARIGDLNADGYEDVAIGAPWEGDGAVYIYLGSASGLRQAYSQKLQPQNFPQNMKGFGMGLSRGIDFDKNGYPDLAIGSFVSGHAVVLRSRPVAYITGSLTSEPPNIGLNDTLFQLSACLGYRGYKVPRYVSIKGNITLDTAFPSPRAFFVDNKSNFREVSLVATNRETECLQYPVMVKDDKVDPRKPIHMKLEYDLYSPEGHDILAQPKTEPGIGTMTMSRVGIVTGCEEDGDDACLVNMQVSSRFDRYSESDYMIIGSDNKPVLTVMVDNVGEPVFLPNLTVQVEPPLSLTIPLTHDCVYGDSDVRTSLTCRLANPIVKGGRDKIEITVDASNLGDSSSDPEISLEVSGEGLELHPLDNAVSHSLNLAAQANLLLHGYSREEQVVYQRFKKGSINTTYTPSFLHIYSIVKEGPTPLGQVEFVLDIPVNITEENFLKIYHPKASFLGEPVACTIHGGTFSVFEKKPFKSRGSRWKPKEKKKKKKEKKIATEVEEKEETVNIVDAKLEKAILLNCSNPLISCAQIRCLISTWPAETVSAEFSVRMDMNLTKLADHISAAAGAEFISRAHARILTLNPLLTFIGNNESALEVQTFLQPDRLPGRGVPWWVIVLSILGGLLLLGVTSYVLYKMGFFQRKEHEEMVAHQAIIESNGTG; from the exons ATGGAGGTTCAGCAGGTACCTCGGCTGCTACCGCTGCCACTCCCGCTGCTGCTTATCCTGTTCATTCCACAATACTCATGCTTTAATCTCGAGGTCTCAAAAGCCCAGGTGTACACAGACCCGACCCTCGACTACAGTAGTTGGGGGAGGGAGTCTTACTTCGGTTTCGCCGTCGCCCTTCAACTCCGGACGTCTGACGACACTGCCTG GTTAATCGTTGGGGCTCCACGTGCCAACTCAAGCCACTACAAACCCAGAGCTATAACGGAGCCTGGAGTGGTGTTCAAATGCAGCCTTGAGGGAGACACCTGCCAGGAACTGTATATCGACCAAACGG GGAACACCGTGATACACAATTCCAACAGTGAGTTCAGTTACCACGACCTGAAGAACGGCGGCTGGCTAGGAGGGTCTCTCGATTCCCAACCGACGTATGATGCAGACCGGCAAGTCACTGCG GTGTgcgcaccgaggtggatcaaccAGAAACTACTTGGCAATTACCTTATGAACGGAGCGTGTTACTGGCTTAACGAGTCCCTCCCCAACGCTCCAGCCCACAAGAAGCTGCCTTTGGTTCAGGAGT CCCTTCAGACTCATGGCGATGCAGTGTTCTACTACGCCCACGGAGAAGCGGGTATGTCTCTTCATCTCCCGGACGACCCAACCGAGATGATTGTGGGCGCCCCGGGTGTGTACAAGTGGCGAG GAACCATCATCCGCTTCAAGGACACGTACATCCAACACGTAGGAGGCATAGCAAGGCGCAGACGACAGACCAGAAGGAAAATACCAGAATACCAGATGTTCTCGAGGGAATTCGTACCCAACCCGTACTACACCTCTGCCATGGAGGACTTCGATCTCATGGGGTATTCTGTGACTTCGGGGCGGTTCAGGTCAAAGGACGAGCTCCTGTATGTGGGCGGTGCTCCTCGAGGGGCCGGGTCGCACGGGAAG GTGATCGTCTTCTCGTTCCCCGACTGGCAGTCTCAGCCCCTCACCGTCCTGGCCGAGTGGAAAGGAAAACAACTCGGGGAAAACTTCGGTGCTTCCCTTGTCGCTGCTGACGTGAACGGAGACGGCCTCAGCGACCTGATTGTCGGGGCGCCCATGCACTCCCTGAAGGACAAGCCGGATGCAGGAAGAATACAAGTGTTCCTCTCGTCACAG GACCAGCAGTTGGTAAGTTCCGACTACCGATACCACGGGTCCACCACGAGCTTCGCCAGGTTCGGCACGAGTCTGGCGCGCATCGGGGACCTCAACGCAGACGGGTATGAAG ACGTGGCGATAGGTGCTCCTTGGGAAGGCGATGGCGCTGTGTACATTTACCTCGGGTCCGCTTCTGGCTTGAGACAAGCATACTCCCAGAAACTGCAGCCTCAAAACTTCCCCCAGAATATGAAGGGCTTTGGAATGGGTCTCTCCAGAGGCATCGACTTCGACAAGAATGGTTATCCAG ATCTAGCAATTGGCAGCTTCGTGTCAGGCCATGCAGTGGTGCTAAGAAGTCGACCTGTAGCCTACATTACAGGCAGTCTCACTTCAGAACCACCCAATATTGGCCTCAATGACACCCTTTTCCAGCTGTCTGCCTGTTTGGGGTACCGGGGTTACAAAGTCCCACGTTATGTCA GTATTAAGGGAAATATCACACTTGACAcggccttcccctctcctcgaGCTTTCTTCGTCGACAACAAGAGCAACTTTAGGGAAGTGAGTCTTGTAGCCACAAATCGAGAAACAGAATGCCTCCAATACCCAGTAATGGTCAAG gaTGACAAAGTGGACCCCCGGAAACCTATTCACATGAAGCTGGAATATGACTTGTATTCACCTGAAGGACACGATATACTCG CTCAACCCAAGACGGAACCAGGAATAGGCACAATGACCATGTCCAGAGTCGGCATAGTGACTGGGTGTGAGGAGGACGGTGACGACGCCTGCCTCGTGAACATGCAAGTGAGCAGCCGCTTCGATAGGTACAG TGAAAGTGACTACATGATAATAGGCAGTGACAACAAGCCGGTGCTAACAGTGATGGTTGATAATGTGGGTGAGCCAGTGTTCCTCCCAAACCTAACAGTGCAAGTAGAACCACCCTTGTCACTAACCATCCCACTCACCCATGACTGTGTGTACGGTGACAGTGATGTGAGAACTTCCCTTACATGTCGCCTTGCAAACCCCATTGTCAAAGGCGGGAGG GATAAGATTGAGATTACAGTGGATGCCAGTAACTTGGGGGACAGTTCATCTGACCCAGAAATTTCTCTTGAGGTGTCCGGTGAAGGTCTTGAGCTACATCCTCTAGATAACGCCGTTAGCCATTCCCTGAACCTTGCTGCTCAGGCTAACCTCCTTCTCCATGG GTACTCTCGTGAAGAGCAAGTGGTGTACCAGCGATTTAAGAAGGGTTCCATTAATACTACCTACACACCCTCTTTTCTACACATATATTCG ATAGTAAAGGAAGGCCCAACTCCACTTGGTCAAGTCGAGTTTGTGCTTGATATTCCAGTAAATATCACAGAGGAAAATTTCCTGAAAATTTATCATCCAAAG GCCAGCTTTTTGGGAGAGCCAGTTGCCTGTACCATCCATGGAGGGACCTTTTCAGTTTTTGAGAAGAAACCTTTCAAAAGCAGAGGGTCACGATGGAagccaaaagaaaagaagaagaagaagaaggaaaagaagatagctACTGAAGT ggaagaaaaggaagaaacagtgAATATTGTCGATGCAAAACTGGAGAAAGCAATATTGCTCAACTGCTCAAACCCCCTCATCTCGTGTGCTCAAATACGTTGCCTTATCAGCACTTGGCCGGCAGAAACAGTTTCTGCCGAGTTTTCTGTCAGAATGGACATGAACTTAACAAAATTAG CTGACCATATCTCTGCCGCGGCTGGTGCAGAGTTTATCAGCCGAGCCCATGCCAGGATCCTCACCCTCAACCCTCTATTGACCTTTATTGGGAACAA TGAGTCTGCCCTGGAGGTCCAGACATtcctacagccagacagactacCTGGCAGAGGAGTACCTTGGTGGGTCATTGTTCTGTCTATACTTGGAGGACTACTGCTCCTGGGTGTTACTTCATATGTGCTATACAAG ATGGGCTTCTTCCAGCGAAAAGAACACGAAGAAATGGTAGCCCACCAGGCTATCATCGAGTCAAATGGTACAGGATGA